CTGATTCGCATCACCGTATGACGGCACCATCATAAAGATGGAGATGCCCGGCGTGGAGAAATTGCCCATTTCATCCGGATCGAAAGAACCTGGTTTCACCATATTCGCCAAACTGAACAGCACTGGGCCGCTGCCTGCCGGGCTGAGATGACGATGGAAAATGTTCATTTCACCAAACTGGAAGCCGGCCTGCAGAATGCCCTGCAACAGCGCTTCACCGTTCAGTTCACCACCTGCATGTGCAGCGACGTGCAGCACTAACACCGCTTCTTTTTTGCTGCCCGGCGCTGCAGCTTGCTGCGGCGCTTCATTGTGATGCGCTACAGGAGCTTCATGTTCCAATTCAGGCTCTTCTGCCGCCTGGAACTCTGGCGCAGGCTGAGTGGCTGAAAGCGGCTCATTATCCAATAAAGGATCAGCCTGAATCGGCTGTGCTACAGGTGCTGGGGTTGGCTTAACCGGTGGCGCCTGAAGCGGGGCAGCGGGTTTCCGGGCTTCCGGCTCATCATCAAGTAGCGGATCACCTAATAAGGGATCGGATTGGCGTGATACTGGCTGACGCGCAGGCTCAGGTGCACGTGACGGATTAACCGGACGTGGCGTAAATTCAGGCTCTTCATCAGCATCACGATGACGGCGCACGCGGACTTCGCCGACGCCATCATCATCTTCTTCGCTCAGCAGATCTTCATCGGCTTCTTCGCGCTGTTTCAGACGTTTGTGCGGGCGATCACGAAACACGGAGGAGCGCTCTTTACGGCTGGTCCACAGTCCATGAAGTAGCAGCGCTATTATGGCGATCGCGCCAACAACGATTAATATCAGACGCAAATCCTGCATCATTGTATTCTCTGTTGTTCCAATACCTTGCCACCACGGCAAACTTTATCCTCTAACTGTATTTGCCCAGCTAAACAAGTGCAAGTCTGTGCAGTATTTTCTGACAAATTAGATAGCTGCCCCACGCTTTTTTGCTGTTTTTTCGCGCAAAGCATGCCTGTAGCCGATAAAAAGCCAGGTTATGATGTTCGCGCCGCTATTTTTAGGAGAAAGGCTCGCTATGCCCGCAGTGAATTCAGTCTCAACATTTAATGGTGTTCACTACTTTGCCGAAGGATGGAAACTGGTGCGCCTGCCAGGCATTCGTCGCTATGTCATCATGCCGCTACTGATCAACATCCTGCTGCTTGGCGGAGCCTTTATCTGGCTATTCCAGCGTCTTGGTTTGTGGATCCCTGCCATGATGTCGTATATCCCTGACTGGCTGCAGTGGTTGAGCTATCTGCTGTGGCCACTCTCGGTAATCACGATTGTGTTGGTGTTCAGCTATTTCTTTTCAACCCTCGCTAACTTACTTGCCGCACCGTTTTGCGGCTTACTTGCTGAACAGTTGGAAGGTCGTTTGACGGGTACACCGCTGCCCGATAGCGGCTGGATGGGGCTGGTTAAAGATGTTCCACGCATCATGAAACGAGAATTACAGAAGCTCGGCTACTACTTGCCGCGTGCGCTCGGTTTATTACTGCTTCACTTCATCCCCGGATTTGGACAAACCGTCGCCCCCATTCTATGGTTTTTATTCAGTGCGTGGATGCTGTCGGTGCAATATTGCGACTATCCGTTTGATAATCACAAGGTGAGCTTCCATCAGATGCGCCGGGCTTTACGCCAGCATAAAACGGCAAATATGCAGTTTGGTGCGCTGGTAAGCCTGTTCACCATGATTCCCATTATCAATCTGGCCATTTTGCCTGTCGCCGTTTGCGGCGCAACGGCAATGTGGGTGGATCGTTACCGCCCGCAGCATGCGCGTCATTAAAGCGTTAAATTGCCTTATGCATTTTTGCATAAGGCTTATGGTTGTGCGCTATATAGATATGCGATTTCTTTCCTTCCGCACATCGGCAGAAAAGGTATGCTCTGAGGGTTCCCAATATTTCATACAGTTAAGGACGAGCTATGAGTAAGATCTATGAAGACAACTCTCTGACAATTGGTCATACGCCGCTGGTTCGACTGAACCGCATCGGTAACGGCCGCATTCTGGCTAAGGTCGAGTCGCGCAACCCGAGCTTCAGCATCAAATGCCGTATCGGTGCCAATATGATTTGGGACGCGGAAAAACGCGGTATTCTAAAACCGGGTGTTGAACTGGTTGAACCCACCAGTGGTAACACCGGTATTGCCCTGGCTTATGTGGCCGCAGCGCGCGGTTACAAGCTGACGCTGACCATGCCAGAAACCATGTCGATTGAACGCCGTAAGTTGCTCAAAGCGTTGGGCGCGAACCTGGTGCTGACCGAAGGTCCAAAAGGCATGAAAGGTGCCATCGCCAAAGCGGAAGAGATTGTTGCCAGCGATCCCGATAAATATGTCCTGCTGCAGCAGTTCAGCAATCCGGCAAACCCTGAAATCCACGAGAAAACCACCGGCCCAGAAATCTGGGAAGATACCGATGGCGAAGTGGATGTATTCATCGCTGGCGTCGGCACGGGCGGTACGCTGACTGGCGTGAGCCGCTACATCAAAAACACTAAAGGTAAGAAAGAGCTTATTACCGTTGCGGTTGAACCGACTGATTCTCCTGTTATCGCCCAAGCGTTGGCTGGCGAAGAGATTAAGCCAGGCCCACACAAAATTCAGGGCATCGGTGCCGGCTTCATTCCGGGTAACCTTGATCTGAAACTGATTGACCGTGTTGTGGCGATCACTAACGAAGAAGCTATCAGCACCGCACGCCAACTGATGGAAGAGGAAGGCATTCTGGCAGGGATCTCCTCGGGTGCCGCAGTTGCCGCAGCGTTGAAGCTGCAGGAAGATGAAGCCTTTGCCAATAAGAATATTGTGGTGATTCTGCCCTCCTCCGGCGAGCGCTATTTAAGTACTGCACTGTTTGCCGATCTTTTCACTGAGAAAGAACTGCAGCAGTGATGCCAGAATTCTGAAACTGACGAAAAAAGCACCCAAATGGGTGCTTTTTTGTGGTGCAGATCTCACTTTTATAACCAGACAGATTGCTTTCAGTGATGGGGCTCTGGTATTTAAGCTTCCAATTATTTCGGTGCCTGAAATTAATCTCCCTTTGAAGTGGATCAAGCTGAATCGATTTACTGATTTGGCGAAACGGCGAATCACGGCATAATGAGAAGAGTGACGTATTCGTGCAGTTTTTGATCTGTCACTGTTAATGACGTACTCATTCGAGCGCATTTTTTGGTGAGCTTAATGCCATACCAGCGCACCTACACAGGCTAAAGTTACGGCTCCAGGCTAGACTTTAGATCCATAACACCAAACCTGATAAAGTTGGGGAAATAGAATGT
The sequence above is drawn from the Pantoea nemavictus genome and encodes:
- the zipA gene encoding cell division protein ZipA, whose translation is MMQDLRLILIVVGAIAIIALLLHGLWTSRKERSSVFRDRPHKRLKQREEADEDLLSEEDDDGVGEVRVRRHRDADEEPEFTPRPVNPSRAPEPARQPVSRQSDPLLGDPLLDDEPEARKPAAPLQAPPVKPTPAPVAQPIQADPLLDNEPLSATQPAPEFQAAEEPELEHEAPVAHHNEAPQQAAAPGSKKEAVLVLHVAAHAGGELNGEALLQGILQAGFQFGEMNIFHRHLSPAGSGPVLFSLANMVKPGSFDPDEMGNFSTPGISIFMMVPSYGDANQNFKLMLQSAQRIADDVGGVVLDDERRMMTPQKLETYKTRIREVIG
- the cysZ gene encoding sulfate transporter CysZ, which translates into the protein MPAVNSVSTFNGVHYFAEGWKLVRLPGIRRYVIMPLLINILLLGGAFIWLFQRLGLWIPAMMSYIPDWLQWLSYLLWPLSVITIVLVFSYFFSTLANLLAAPFCGLLAEQLEGRLTGTPLPDSGWMGLVKDVPRIMKRELQKLGYYLPRALGLLLLHFIPGFGQTVAPILWFLFSAWMLSVQYCDYPFDNHKVSFHQMRRALRQHKTANMQFGALVSLFTMIPIINLAILPVAVCGATAMWVDRYRPQHARH
- the cysK gene encoding cysteine synthase A; translated protein: MSKIYEDNSLTIGHTPLVRLNRIGNGRILAKVESRNPSFSIKCRIGANMIWDAEKRGILKPGVELVEPTSGNTGIALAYVAAARGYKLTLTMPETMSIERRKLLKALGANLVLTEGPKGMKGAIAKAEEIVASDPDKYVLLQQFSNPANPEIHEKTTGPEIWEDTDGEVDVFIAGVGTGGTLTGVSRYIKNTKGKKELITVAVEPTDSPVIAQALAGEEIKPGPHKIQGIGAGFIPGNLDLKLIDRVVAITNEEAISTARQLMEEEGILAGISSGAAVAAALKLQEDEAFANKNIVVILPSSGERYLSTALFADLFTEKELQQ